In Equus przewalskii isolate Varuska chromosome 6, EquPr2, whole genome shotgun sequence, one DNA window encodes the following:
- the MFSD12 gene encoding major facilitator superfamily domain-containing protein 12 isoform X2 — MVPGSPAAGAGPAPRALSLAARLSYAVGHFLNDLCASMWFTYLLLYLHSVRAYSSRGAGLLLLLGQVADGLCTPLVGYEADRAAGRCARCGPRKAWHLVGTVCVLLSFPFIFSPCLGCGAATPEWAALLYYGPFIVIFQFGWAATQIAHLSLIPELVTSDHEKVELTALRYAFTVVANITVFGAAWLLLRLQGSAREGPPDEAGDHLGVQDVPVFRTLSLCVVGVGAVFSLLFHLGTRERRRPPAQEPDERSPLLAPATARPLLLWKHWLREPSFYQVGLLYMSTRLIVNLSQTYIAMYLTYSLNLPKKFIATIPLVMYVSGFCSSFLMKPVNKCIGRNMTYFVGLLVILAFAAWVALVDELGMAVYVAAVLLGGGCATILVTSLAMTADLIGPHTHSGAFVYGAMSFSDKVANGLAVMVIQSLHPCSLELCCRACVGFYHWVMVAVTGGVGVAATLSLCSLLVWPIRLRSWDPGAQP, encoded by the exons ATGGTGCCCGGGTCCCCGGCGGCCGGAGCGGGGCCGGCGCCGCGGGCGCTGTCGCTGGCGGCGCGGCTGAGCTACGCGGTGGGCCACTTCCTCAACGACCTGTGCGCGTCCATGTGGTTCACGTACCTGCTGCTCTACCTGCACTCGGTGCGCGCCTACAGCTCGCGCGGCGCcggcctcctgctgctgctcggCCAGGTGGCCGACGGGCTCTGCACGCCGCTCGTGGGCTACGAGGCCGACCGCGCCGCCGGCCGCTGCGCGCGCTGCGGGCCCCGCAAGGCCTGGCACCTGGTCG GCACCGTGTGCGTGCTGCTGTCCTTCCCGTTCATTTTCAGCCCGTGCCTGGGCTGCGGGGCCGCCACGCCCGAGTGGGCCGCCCTCCTCTACTACGGGCCCTTCATCGTCATCTTCCAGTTCGGCTGGGCCGCCACGCAGATCGCGCACCTCAGCCTCATCCCCGAGCTCGTCACCAGCGACCACGAGAAGGTGGAGCTCACGGCCCTCAG GTACGCCTTCACCGTGGTGGCCAACATCACCGTCTTCGGCGCCGCCTGGCTGCTGCTGCGCCTGCAGGGCTCTGCGCGCGAGGGGCCCCCCGACGAGGCCGGCGACCACCTGGGGGTCCAGGACGTGCCGGTGTTCCGG ACCCTGTCGCTGTGCGTCGTGGGCGTGGGCGCCGTCTTCTCGCTGCTGTTCCACCTGGGCACCCGGGAGAGGCGCCGGCCACCGGCGCAGGAGCCGGACGAGCGCAGCCCGCTGCTGGCCCCGGCCACCGCGCGGCCGCTGCTGCTCTGGAAGCACTGGCTCCGCGAGCCCTCCTTCTACCAG GTGGGCCTGCTGTACATGAGCACGAGGCTCATCGTGAACCTGTCCCAGACGTACATCGCCATGTACCTCACCTACTCCCTCAACCTGCCCAAG AAGTTCATTGCCACCATCCCCCTGGTGATGTACGTCAGCGGCTTCTGCTCGTCCTTCCTCATGAAGCCGGTGAACAAGTGCATCGGGAGGAAC ATGACCTACTTCGTGGGCCTCCTGGTGATCCTGGCCTTCGCAGCCTGGGTGGCGCTGGTCGATGAGCTGGGCATGGCCGTGTACGTGGCCGCCGTGCTGCTGGGCGGGGGCTGTGCCACCATCCTCGTCACCTCACTGGCCATGACGGCCGACCTCATCGGCCCGCACACG CACAGCGGAGCTTTCGTGTACGGCGCCATGAGCTTCTCAGATAAGGTGGCCAATGGGCTGGCGGTCATGGTCATCCAGAGCCTGCACCCTTGCTC cctggAGCTGTGCTGCAGGGCCTGCGTGGGCTTCTACCACTGGGTGATGGTGGCCGTGACGGGCGGCGTGGGCGTGGCCGCCACCCTCTCCCTGTGCAGCCTCCTCGTCTGGCCGATCCGCCTGCGGAGCT GGGACCCTGGAGCCCAACCCTGA
- the MFSD12 gene encoding major facilitator superfamily domain-containing protein 12 isoform X1, producing the protein MVPGSPAAGAGPAPRALSLAARLSYAVGHFLNDLCASMWFTYLLLYLHSVRAYSSRGAGLLLLLGQVADGLCTPLVGYEADRAAGRCARCGPRKAWHLVGTVCVLLSFPFIFSPCLGCGAATPEWAALLYYGPFIVIFQFGWAATQIAHLSLIPELVTSDHEKVELTALRYAFTVVANITVFGAAWLLLRLQGSAREGPPDEAGDHLGVQDVPVFRTLSLCVVGVGAVFSLLFHLGTRERRRPPAQEPDERSPLLAPATARPLLLWKHWLREPSFYQVGLLYMSTRLIVNLSQTYIAMYLTYSLNLPKKFIATIPLVMYVSGFCSSFLMKPVNKCIGRNMTYFVGLLVILAFAAWVALVDELGMAVYVAAVLLGGGCATILVTSLAMTADLIGPHTHSGAFVYGAMSFSDKVANGLAVMVIQSLHPCSLELCCRACVGFYHWVMVAVTGGVGVAATLSLCSLLVWPIRLRSWDPGAQP; encoded by the exons ATGGTGCCCGGGTCCCCGGCGGCCGGAGCGGGGCCGGCGCCGCGGGCGCTGTCGCTGGCGGCGCGGCTGAGCTACGCGGTGGGCCACTTCCTCAACGACCTGTGCGCGTCCATGTGGTTCACGTACCTGCTGCTCTACCTGCACTCGGTGCGCGCCTACAGCTCGCGCGGCGCcggcctcctgctgctgctcggCCAGGTGGCCGACGGGCTCTGCACGCCGCTCGTGGGCTACGAGGCCGACCGCGCCGCCGGCCGCTGCGCGCGCTGCGGGCCCCGCAAGGCCTGGCACCTGGTCG GCACCGTGTGCGTGCTGCTGTCCTTCCCGTTCATTTTCAGCCCGTGCCTGGGCTGCGGGGCCGCCACGCCCGAGTGGGCCGCCCTCCTCTACTACGGGCCCTTCATCGTCATCTTCCAGTTCGGCTGGGCCGCCACGCAGATCGCGCACCTCAGCCTCATCCCCGAGCTCGTCACCAGCGACCACGAGAAGGTGGAGCTCACGGCCCTCAGGTAC GCCTTCACCGTGGTGGCCAACATCACCGTCTTCGGCGCCGCCTGGCTGCTGCTGCGCCTGCAGGGCTCTGCGCGCGAGGGGCCCCCCGACGAGGCCGGCGACCACCTGGGGGTCCAGGACGTGCCGGTGTTCCGG ACCCTGTCGCTGTGCGTCGTGGGCGTGGGCGCCGTCTTCTCGCTGCTGTTCCACCTGGGCACCCGGGAGAGGCGCCGGCCACCGGCGCAGGAGCCGGACGAGCGCAGCCCGCTGCTGGCCCCGGCCACCGCGCGGCCGCTGCTGCTCTGGAAGCACTGGCTCCGCGAGCCCTCCTTCTACCAG GTGGGCCTGCTGTACATGAGCACGAGGCTCATCGTGAACCTGTCCCAGACGTACATCGCCATGTACCTCACCTACTCCCTCAACCTGCCCAAG AAGTTCATTGCCACCATCCCCCTGGTGATGTACGTCAGCGGCTTCTGCTCGTCCTTCCTCATGAAGCCGGTGAACAAGTGCATCGGGAGGAAC ATGACCTACTTCGTGGGCCTCCTGGTGATCCTGGCCTTCGCAGCCTGGGTGGCGCTGGTCGATGAGCTGGGCATGGCCGTGTACGTGGCCGCCGTGCTGCTGGGCGGGGGCTGTGCCACCATCCTCGTCACCTCACTGGCCATGACGGCCGACCTCATCGGCCCGCACACG CACAGCGGAGCTTTCGTGTACGGCGCCATGAGCTTCTCAGATAAGGTGGCCAATGGGCTGGCGGTCATGGTCATCCAGAGCCTGCACCCTTGCTC cctggAGCTGTGCTGCAGGGCCTGCGTGGGCTTCTACCACTGGGTGATGGTGGCCGTGACGGGCGGCGTGGGCGTGGCCGCCACCCTCTCCCTGTGCAGCCTCCTCGTCTGGCCGATCCGCCTGCGGAGCT GGGACCCTGGAGCCCAACCCTGA
- the TEKTIP1 gene encoding tektin bundle-interacting protein 1 — MQSLQRDPALPYVPRGTLEVDSPAPLYSDDYLSLEGPRWAPAIKQATRWKYTPMGHDAAGQLWYTGLTNSDPREAWYTLPRSPDSPYREAYARWHGCCSHRERSLPSAYTLRLRETAWYDPVVPAQSGAPHPRWGSMLWKDRATPGKEYVVNRHPHGVEPLWRASDYVPFLSAAQRPRHTSQMYQQWNLEPYCPSTGQRAPALPTAPY, encoded by the exons ATGCAGAGCCTGCAGCGGGACCCTGCCCTGCCCTACGTCCCGCGGGGGACCCTCGAAGTGGACTCCCCGGCTCCTCTGTACAG CGATGACTACTTGTCCCTGGAGGGGCCCCGCTGGGCGCCGGCCATCAAGCAGGCCACACGCTGGAAGTACACGCCCATGGGGCACGACGCGGCCGGCCAGCTGTGGTACACCGGCCTGACCAACTCGGACCCCCGTGAGGCCTGGTACACGCTCCCCAGGTCCCCGGACAGCCCCTACCGCGAGGCCTACGCCCGCTGGCACGGATGCTGCAGCCATCGGGAGCGGAGCCTGCCGTCAG CCTACACCCTGCGCCTCCGCGAGACCGCCTGGTACGACCCGGTGGTCCCCGCGCAGTCCGGGGCACCCCACCCGCGCTGGGGCAGCATGCTGTGGAAGGACAGAGCCACCCCCGGCAAGGAGTACG TGGTCAACAGACACCCGCACGGGGTGGAGCCGCTGTGGCGGGCATCCGATTATGTGCCGTTCCTGTCCGCGGCCCAGCGCCCGCGCCACACCAGCCAGATGTACCAGCAGTGGAACCTGGAGCCTTACTGTCCCTCCACCGGCCAGCGGGCCCCAGCTCTCCCCACGGCCCCTTACTGA